The Granulicella sp. 5B5 nucleotide sequence CATGAGACCGGTCAGTTCCTAAAAAGGGGGAAATTGGGCTTCTGGGGCCCTGCCTGTTCATTGTACGGCCTTGTCAGCAGGGGGGAAGTGTTATACGCGGTTCCCGCCCAGTCGCCCTCAATCCCGCTTCAGCTGCCAAAGCGTACCTTCAGTGGACGAAAACGCCTCCGCGTACCGCCACCCTGTCACAGCGACCGGCATACGGCCTGTCGGCACCCACACATAGTCCACGCGAAACCGTTGCAGCTCCTGCGCCAGGTCCATCGTCGCGTATCGCTGCAGCAGCACCGGAATCCACGCCGGCGCCACGCGTCGCTCCGCCAGCCTGCGCTGATACTTCTTCGAAAACTCGAACAGGTACAGCGAGTAGTTCGCCGGCGGCTCGGCCACATCGGCAGGCATCTCTCCGCTCAACTCGCTCTCCACCACCTCGCTCGGCTCGCCCACCAGCCTGCTCGCCAGCAGAAACCGCTCCAACAGCTCATCGTCGCTCGCACTGGAGCGGCTTCCGTTCGCAAACAGCACGCTATTGTGCGTCTCCACCGGCAGCACAATCGACAGTTCAAGCTCATCGGTCGCCACCACCGAACCCACCGGCGTCTTCGCATTCAGCCACGCAAACAGCCCACGCTCCGCCTGTGGCATCGCGTGCATCGACGCCGTATCACGCCCACCCTCCACCTGCGCCATCATCGCCGCACTCAGCAATACCGCGAACCCGACGCCCGCCACAGCCACGCCCGCACGCCCGGCAGGCCAAACCATCGCTGCCAGAACGGCCATCATCATAAAGCCCACCGGCTGCAGCACCATGTGCGGATAGTGCTGCACCTGCTGCACGTTGAACCCCGTCACCACCTGCATGTCCATGCCAGCGAGTCCGCCAGCCATAGCCGCCAGCAGCACCACCATCAGCGCATCCGTAAACTCCCCGCCAGCACGACGCCGCAGCCACAACCACACAGCAGCACACACCAGCGCCTGCGCTGTCCAGAACTCCGTCTCCCGAAGGTTCTCCCCCACCACCAGATGCGAGTGATACAGCCCGATCCGCACCGCTCTAACGAAGTAGTTCCCATCTGCCTTCGACACATGCTCCCACAACAAAAACATAGCCGCAAACACTGCCGTCTTCGCCAGCGTGATCCAAGCCACGCGCGACACCACACTCGGCCTCACCAGCGCCACCGCAGACAACACACCCAGCAGCACCGTCCACGCAATCGCGTAGTACACATAGCTGAAGAACAGCAACCCGCCCAGCAACCCGGCACCCGCAGCCCACACCCACGACCGCCGCCGAATCGCCATCGCCAGCAGCAGCAGCGCCCCTGCAAACTGCAGAAACGTCATCTCTGGGTTCGGGGACCGCGCCGCCTGCAGCGTATCCACCACGCGCGCCCCCTGCGCATGATGCACAAACGCCCGCACATTCATCAGCAGTGTCATCGGTGAGAACGCCACCACCAGCACCACCAGCGCCAACAGCGCCGCCAGCACGCGCCCTGCTCCGGCGCGGATAAAGATCGTCATCAACAGCAAAGCCGTAAGGCACGGAAACACAAACGAAGCCACAACATGCGCCAGCTTCAGGCTGTGCAGCCCCGCCGCCAGCAGAGCTTCCGCCGCCGTCGGAAGAATCGAATACGGATACACCGCCGCGCGATGCTCCCATGTGTCGTCATACGCAGGCGCGTGGCGTGTGAGCGTATAGTTGGCCTCTGCGCTATAGAGAAACGTCTCGTCGTACACCATCGCGCTCGGCGACCGCGCGGTAAACGGCGAGTACGCTGCATACCCCACCTCCGCGATCCGCACCATGTGCGGCAGCACAAACACCGCGCCAATCGCCAGCGCGAACAGCCACACCCACCACGAGCCTTCCGCCGGACGCACTCTCTCTTCTGCGTTTGTTCGCCGTTTCACAGCGTCTACGATACACTGAGGCCGCAATGATCATCGGTGTCCCCAAAGAACTCAAAGACCACGAAAGTCGCGTCGGCATCACTCCAGCCGGCGCTCGCGCCCTTGTTGAAGCAGGGCACAAAGTCCTCGTCGAACACGACGCAGGCGCTCTTTCCTCCTTTCCTGATGACGAGTACCAGGCTGTCGGCGCCGAAATCGTCGGCGAGGCCTACCATGTCTGGGCCAACGCTAACATGGTCGTCAAGGTCAAGGAACCCGTCCCGGCCGAGTACTACCACTTCCGCCCCGGCCTCGTGCTCTTCACCTATCTGCACCTCGCCCCGCTGCGCGAACTTACCGACGCGCTGCTCTCCAAAGGCGTCACCGGCATCGCCTACGAAACCGTCCGCGACAAGGCCGGCACACTCCCGCTGCTCACTCCCATGTCGGAGGTCGCAGGCCGTCTCTCCGTACAGGTCGGTGCGCATTGCCTGGAGAAGGAGCATGGTGGCCGTGGCCTTCTGCTCGGCGGCGTACCCGGCGTTCCTCCCGGTAACATCGCCATCATCGGCGGCGGCATCGTCGGCACCAACGCTGCCAAGATCGCACTCGGCATGGGCGCGAAGGTCACCATCCTCGACCTCAACCTCAACCGTCTCCGCGAGCTCGATGACATCTTCAACGGCCGCGTCTTCACCGTCGCCTCGAACACGTACAACATCGAGCGCGCCGCCCGCGAGGCCGACCTGCTCATCGGCGGCGTCCTCATCCCGGGCGCGGCCGCACCCAAGCTCGTCACCCGCTCCATGGTCGAAAAGATGAAGAAGGGCGCGGTCATCGTCGACGTCGCCATCGACCAGGGCGGCTGCATCGAGACCGCTCACCCCACCACGCACTCTGATCCCGTCTTCGAGGTCAACGGCGTCGTCCACTACTGCGTCACCAACATGCCCGCGGCGGTCCCCAACACCAGTACCCTCGCGCTCACCAACGCAACCTTCCCCTACGTGATGAAGCTCGCCAAGCTCGGTGCCAGCGTCGCCATCCGCGAAGACGTAGGCATCGCCGAAGGCGTCAACACCTTCAACGGCTTCCTCACCTATCGCGCCGTCGCTCAGGCCCAGGACCGCGACTACAAGCCAATCAGCCACGTCCACCCGTAATAAACACGAGTCAGAAGCAACTCCCCATAAGGAAACGGCTGCGTCCATATTCACTGGACGCAGCCGTTTCCTTGTGACGGTCTGTGCCTTCTGCAAAGACGAACCTCACCTGCCAATACGTCTTGCTCTATCCTGCGTGCGGAGAAAGTTCATGAAGTCGTTCCCCACCGCTCTCACATGCGTAGTTCTTTGCCTCGCAGCAGCATTCAGCTCTCTAGCAGCGCAAAAGTTCACCTGGCAACCCTCACCCGGACACACACAGTTGCCGATATGGCCCTCCGCAGCTCCCGACCTCCAGCCCGTCCCCGGCACGGAGTATGCCGAGAAAACAGCCAGGGCCAGCGATTTCGTCGCGGGCAGACCATGGACCGCCATAAGCAATGTCTCGCAGCCAACCATGACGATCTACTCGCCCCAAGGAAAGAACACGGGCGTTGCAATGGTGGTCTTCCCCGGCGGAGGCTATTCCATCCTGGCCATCGACCTTGAAGGCACGGAGGTCTGCGACTGGCTGACCTCGCGTGGAATCACCTGCGTGCTGCTAAAGTATCGCGTGCCGGATTCGGGCCCCGCCTACCATGACGATTGCCACTGCAACATTCATCCGAAAGCGCCCACGGCGTTAGAAGACGCACAAAGAACAGTGGGCCTCGTCCGCTTCCACGCAGCAGACTGGCACATCGACCCGCACAAGATCGGCGTGCTTGGATTTTCGGCAGGCGGACATCTGGTAACCAACATCAGCACGCACTTCGCACACCGTGCCTACCAACCCATCGACGCGGCCGATCGTGTCAGCTGCCGTCCTGATTTTGCTGTGGCGATCTATCCCGGCCACATGACGGAAAACACAACGAAAGAATTTCAACTGAATCCGGATATCCCTGTCACAGCAAACACTCCGCCCACGTTCCTGCTTCAAGCCGAGGACGACCACGTAGACGGCGTCAAGCAATCGCTGATCTATGACATCGCCTTGATGAAGGCTAACGTCCCCGTAGAGATGCACCTCTACGCCCACGGCGGCCACGCATTCGGGTTGCGACGCACAAAACAGCCCATCACCGCATGGCCTCAACTGGTGGAGACGTGGCTCCAGACGATCGGCATGACCCCGCAGCAGCCCTCAAACGAGTAAACTGCCTCCATGGCACAAGGCTCCAGCCGCCGCGGAAATCTCGTCGTCGCCCTGGGCATCAGTCTGCTCATACTCTTCCTCGCGCTCGCGACGCTCAACGCCTTCAACCTCACCTTCCTCAATCCAGCCTCGCCCATCCAGACGCTGGTCTTCGTCGCGCTCTCCGTCCTCGCCTTCCTGCTCTTCGTCGGCGTGCTCGTGCTGCTCGTCCGCAACGTCCTCAAGCTTTACGCCGACCAACGCAGCCGCGTCCTTGGTACCCGCCTGCGCACGCGCATGTTATGGGGAGCGGTTCTCGTCTCGCTCGTCCCGCTCGTCTTCATGTTCGCCTTCAGCTACCTGCTGATGAACCGCGCCGTCGACCGCTGGTTCTCGCAGCCTGTCACGCAGATGCGCGACGACGCCACCCGCACCGCCGCCGAGCTCTTCAGCTACACCGTCGCCAACGCCCGCGCTGAAGCCGGCACCATCGCCGCGCAGCTCGCCGACTCACCCGTTGGCGCCACGCCAGCACCCACACCCGCCGCTCTCGCCTCCGCCCAGCGCACTCTCCAGGAGCACGAGCTCAGCCTCCAGGGCGGCTTCGTCCTCATCTACCGCGACAACAACGCCGTCCTCTCCATGCACGTCCCGCAGACCGCCGCAGCCGGTGAGATCACCAGCCTCCGCCCGCCCGACGGCTCCACCGACGAAAGCCCCAGCAACGCCCCCGTGCTCGAAGTCGCTCACCTCCGCGGACCCATCCAGCAGACCATTCTCCAGGCTGCCCAGCGCAGCGACGAGCCCTTCTACACCATCGCCGGAGTCGACTACAGCCTCGCCACCGCCGGTCTCCGTCAGGGCGGCATCGTCGTCGTCGGCCTGCCCATCCCTCCCGGCATCGCCGCCACCTCAGTCCGGCTGCGTCGCTCCGCAGACGCCTACTGGATTCTCTTCCGCGAGCGTCGCCAGATCCGCGCCCTCTACATGGTGCTCCTGCTGCTCACCACCGGCCTCGCGCTCTTCGCCATCAGCTGGCTCGCGCTGCATCTCAGCAAGCAGGTCACGCGTCCCATCGAATCCCTCGCCGACGCAATGGAGGCCATCGCCGCCGGCGACTACGCCCACCGCGTCCAGCAGTCCGCCACCGAAGAGCTCGGCGAGCTCGTCGTCAGCTTCAACGCCATGGCCGCCGACCTCGAATCCGCCCACGACACCGCCGCCCGCTCCACATTGCAGCTCTCAGAGCTCAACTACGCGCTCCAGGAGCGCCGCACCGAGCTCGAGACCATCATCGAAACCATCCCCAACGGCGTCGTCACGCTCTCCGCCGACCGTCACATCGTCCTCGTCAACCGCGCGTTCTCTGAAATGCTGGACCCCGGCGGCCAGCGCCACTTCGTCGGCCTCGCCCTCGCCGACGTCCTCCCCGCCGACATCATCGACACCCTCGACCGCCTCCTCCGCCGCGCGCACCGCATGGGTTCCGCCTCCGCCGAGATGGAGATGTCCTCGCCCACCGGCACGCAGCACCTCTCCGCGACCGTCGCTCTGCTTGAGGTCTCCGGCTCCTCCGACCGCACACACCTCGGCTACGTCCTCGTCATCGAAGACGCCTCCGAGCTCCTCCGTGCCCAGAAACAGTCCGCCTGGAAGGAGGTCGCCCGCCGCGTCGCGCACGAGATCAAGAACCCCCTCACTCCCATCTCGCTCAACGCCGAGCTCATTCAGCGCCACATCCCGCGCCTCAACGCTCTGCTCGGCGAGCACGGCCTGCAGTCCCCCTCGCCCGCCGTCATCCAGCGCTCCACAGAGGTCATCTCATCGTCCGTAGAGACGATGAGATCGCTTGTAGACCAGTTCTCCGCGCTGGCCGAGTTCCCCACCGCGCGCCCCCGCCCCGCCGACCTCAACACCATCGTCGAAAACTCCCTCGCACTCTTCGCCGGCCGGCTCGGAAACATCCGCGTCATCAAGTCGCTCGCGCCGCGTCTCCCTCTCGTACTCGCCGACCCCGAAGCCCTTAAGCGCGCCCTCTCCAATCTCATCGATAACGCCGCCGAGGCCATGCAGGACTCGCTCCTCCGCGAGCTCCACATCACCACCCGGATTCTCGCCAACAACCCAGGCGCTTCGGCAATGGTCGAGCTCTCCATCGCCGACACCGGCCCCGGCCTCACCGACGAGATGCGCGAGCGCCTCTTCCTCCCCTATTTCTCCACCAAGCAGCGCGGCACCGGCCTCGGCCTCTCCATCGCCGCCAAAATCGTGCAGGAGCACCAGGGCAACATTCGCGCCGAAAAGAACCTCCCCACCGGCGCCCGCTTCATCCTCGAACTTCGCCCCACCCCCACAGATCCTCAACTCGATACGGATACCCCAACCGCCACCGCGCATCTCACAGCCAGCACCTAACACTTCTACTCCTCTACTCTCTACTCACTGCCCTTATGAACCACATCCTCATCGTCGACGACGAAGCCGACATCCGCGACTCTCTCGAAGCCATCCTCCGCGAAGAGGACTACACCGTCACCACGGCCGCCACCGCTGCTGAAGCCCTGGAGCTCCTCCGCGACGCCGACTACCAGGCCGTCCTGCTCGACATCTGGCTCTCCAATCCGAGTTCGGCCCCCGGCAGCGGCACCAACTCAGAGCCCGACGGCCTCGACATCCTCCAACAGATCCGCAGCGGCCAGCTCCGCGGCAACGACACCGAGCCCGCCACCCCCGGGGTCCCCGCGGACGGTTCTTGGTCCGTGGGGTGGAACCCGCCGGAGGTCATCATGATCTCCGGCCACGGCACCATCGAGGCCGCCGTCCGCGCCACCAAGCTCGGCGCCTACGACTTCCTCGAAAAGCCTCTCTCGCTCGACCGCACCCTGCTCGTCCTGCGCAACGCCGTCGCCGCGCACCGCCTTCGTGAAGACAACCGCGAATTCTCTCGCCAGCTCAACCGCACCGCCATCACCGGCGAGTCCATCTCCGTCAAAGCCCTGCGCCAGCAGATCCGCCTCATGGCTCCCACCAACGGCCGCGTGCTCATCTTCGGCGAATCCGGCACCGGCAAAGAGCTCATCGCGCGCACCATCCACGCCGAATCCCTCCGCCGCGACCGCGTCTTCGTCGAGCTCAACTGCGCCGCTATCCCCGAGGACTACATCGAAGCCGAGCTCTTCGGCTATCGCCACGGCGCAGGCCCCGGCGGCCCGAATCAGCCCAGCAGCAAGCGCGGCACCTTCGAGCGCGCCGACGGCGGCACCCTCTTCCTCGACGAAGTCGGCGACATGAGCCTCAAAACCCAAGCGAAGGTTCTCAGGGCTTTAGACGAACAGCGCTTCTACCCCGTCGGCGCCAGCACACCCGTCTCCATCGACGCCCGCGTCATCGCCGCCACCAACAAGGACCTCGAAGAGGAGATCGCCCGCGGTAACTTCCGCGAAGACCTCTTCTACCGC carries:
- the ald gene encoding alanine dehydrogenase; translation: MIIGVPKELKDHESRVGITPAGARALVEAGHKVLVEHDAGALSSFPDDEYQAVGAEIVGEAYHVWANANMVVKVKEPVPAEYYHFRPGLVLFTYLHLAPLRELTDALLSKGVTGIAYETVRDKAGTLPLLTPMSEVAGRLSVQVGAHCLEKEHGGRGLLLGGVPGVPPGNIAIIGGGIVGTNAAKIALGMGAKVTILDLNLNRLRELDDIFNGRVFTVASNTYNIERAAREADLLIGGVLIPGAAAPKLVTRSMVEKMKKGAVIVDVAIDQGGCIETAHPTTHSDPVFEVNGVVHYCVTNMPAAVPNTSTLALTNATFPYVMKLAKLGASVAIREDVGIAEGVNTFNGFLTYRAVAQAQDRDYKPISHVHP
- a CDS encoding alpha/beta hydrolase yields the protein MTIYSPQGKNTGVAMVVFPGGGYSILAIDLEGTEVCDWLTSRGITCVLLKYRVPDSGPAYHDDCHCNIHPKAPTALEDAQRTVGLVRFHAADWHIDPHKIGVLGFSAGGHLVTNISTHFAHRAYQPIDAADRVSCRPDFAVAIYPGHMTENTTKEFQLNPDIPVTANTPPTFLLQAEDDHVDGVKQSLIYDIALMKANVPVEMHLYAHGGHAFGLRRTKQPITAWPQLVETWLQTIGMTPQQPSNE
- a CDS encoding sigma-54 dependent transcriptional regulator; protein product: MNHILIVDDEADIRDSLEAILREEDYTVTTAATAAEALELLRDADYQAVLLDIWLSNPSSAPGSGTNSEPDGLDILQQIRSGQLRGNDTEPATPGVPADGSWSVGWNPPEVIMISGHGTIEAAVRATKLGAYDFLEKPLSLDRTLLVLRNAVAAHRLREDNREFSRQLNRTAITGESISVKALRQQIRLMAPTNGRVLIFGESGTGKELIARTIHAESLRRDRVFVELNCAAIPEDYIEAELFGYRHGAGPGGPNQPSSKRGTFERADGGTLFLDEVGDMSLKTQAKVLRALDEQRFYPVGASTPVSIDARVIAATNKDLEEEIARGNFREDLFYRLNVIPFFVPPLRDRKEDIPLLSREFLSDLGQQYGRPHVEIADSALAALKLYHWPGNVRELRNVIERVLILNPKAQRIEAKHLPMLVQRTEGVTPRSDSTSPRTSNGKEEFTTLQQAREAYERDYILKELDRNLGNVSRAAESLGLERSHLYRKMKALGIATRE
- a CDS encoding ATP-binding protein; amino-acid sequence: MAQGSSRRGNLVVALGISLLILFLALATLNAFNLTFLNPASPIQTLVFVALSVLAFLLFVGVLVLLVRNVLKLYADQRSRVLGTRLRTRMLWGAVLVSLVPLVFMFAFSYLLMNRAVDRWFSQPVTQMRDDATRTAAELFSYTVANARAEAGTIAAQLADSPVGATPAPTPAALASAQRTLQEHELSLQGGFVLIYRDNNAVLSMHVPQTAAAGEITSLRPPDGSTDESPSNAPVLEVAHLRGPIQQTILQAAQRSDEPFYTIAGVDYSLATAGLRQGGIVVVGLPIPPGIAATSVRLRRSADAYWILFRERRQIRALYMVLLLLTTGLALFAISWLALHLSKQVTRPIESLADAMEAIAAGDYAHRVQQSATEELGELVVSFNAMAADLESAHDTAARSTLQLSELNYALQERRTELETIIETIPNGVVTLSADRHIVLVNRAFSEMLDPGGQRHFVGLALADVLPADIIDTLDRLLRRAHRMGSASAEMEMSSPTGTQHLSATVALLEVSGSSDRTHLGYVLVIEDASELLRAQKQSAWKEVARRVAHEIKNPLTPISLNAELIQRHIPRLNALLGEHGLQSPSPAVIQRSTEVISSSVETMRSLVDQFSALAEFPTARPRPADLNTIVENSLALFAGRLGNIRVIKSLAPRLPLVLADPEALKRALSNLIDNAAEAMQDSLLRELHITTRILANNPGASAMVELSIADTGPGLTDEMRERLFLPYFSTKQRGTGLGLSIAAKIVQEHQGNIRAEKNLPTGARFILELRPTPTDPQLDTDTPTATAHLTAST